One genomic region from Microcystis panniformis FACHB-1757 encodes:
- a CDS encoding BolA family protein, translating to MVDFRQVEAMIQEQIPDAQVMVRDLTGGGDHLEAVVISGEFAGKTRVKQHQMVYGALQSALATEAIHALALKTYTPDSWAAEK from the coding sequence ATGGTTGACTTTCGCCAAGTAGAAGCGATGATTCAAGAACAAATCCCCGATGCACAGGTGATGGTTCGGGATTTAACGGGAGGTGGTGATCATTTGGAAGCGGTGGTTATTTCTGGCGAATTTGCTGGCAAAACCCGCGTTAAACAGCATCAAATGGTTTATGGTGCTTTACAATCGGCACTGGCTACCGAAGCCATCCATGCTTTGGCATTAAAAACCTACACTCCCGACAGTTGGGCAGCAGAAAAATAA
- a CDS encoding P-loop NTPase fold protein, translating into MVSPLLEPFREAYRNLELLPLRSDKELQRFAVKYGTEIIDELEQLVEDSPSEDGKIILAGHRGCGKSTLLYEFKRKLDDRYFVVFFSISDTIEMSDVNHVNILFSIAVQMMSEAEAQNLTIKDSIKKSFYQWFAEQIRTETNQADATVETGFNFSSLLAHIKGILKINSTIREEIKQKYERRITDLVAQINIIASAIESQSQKKILVIVDDIDKIDLAQVRDIFQSHIKAIMLPGFRIIMTIPIAALREVALKATLQTETNDQIVQMPVYKLFKQGEINSPNAIPDPQMIATLTEIITKRIDPALIDPDTLEKICLYSGGVLRELIRITNDCCRVCLRSVRRYPDDNTLKIDQAVLEQSITELSLDFAESIGTADEEIIKTVYEKSKPKDLKDQNFLDLLHGLYILEYRNGDLWYNVHPIVAELMKKRGTI; encoded by the coding sequence ATGGTTAGTCCTTTACTGGAACCCTTTCGAGAAGCCTATCGCAATTTGGAACTTTTGCCGCTGCGATCGGATAAAGAATTACAGCGTTTTGCTGTCAAATACGGCACAGAAATTATCGACGAATTAGAACAATTGGTAGAAGATAGTCCTTCGGAAGACGGAAAAATTATTCTAGCAGGACATCGGGGTTGTGGTAAGTCAACCCTACTCTATGAATTTAAAAGAAAGTTAGATGATCGCTATTTTGTTGTTTTCTTCTCGATCTCAGACACGATCGAAATGTCAGACGTAAATCATGTTAATATTTTATTCTCGATCGCCGTTCAGATGATGTCAGAAGCGGAAGCCCAAAATTTAACTATTAAAGATTCTATTAAAAAAAGCTTTTATCAATGGTTTGCTGAACAAATTCGCACCGAAACTAATCAAGCAGATGCCACTGTCGAAACGGGTTTTAACTTTTCTTCTTTACTAGCTCACATTAAAGGAATTCTCAAGATTAATTCGACTATTCGCGAGGAAATTAAACAAAAATATGAGCGGAGAATTACCGATTTAGTTGCCCAAATTAACATTATAGCTAGTGCGATCGAGTCCCAAAGTCAGAAAAAAATCTTAGTAATTGTTGATGACATTGATAAAATTGACTTAGCACAGGTAAGGGATATTTTTCAATCCCATATTAAAGCGATTATGCTGCCCGGTTTTCGGATTATTATGACTATTCCGATCGCCGCCTTAAGAGAGGTAGCTTTAAAGGCAACTCTCCAAACAGAAACTAATGATCAGATCGTACAAATGCCTGTATATAAACTCTTTAAACAGGGAGAAATTAATTCACCTAATGCTATACCCGATCCGCAAATGATTGCTACTTTAACCGAGATTATCACTAAGCGCATCGATCCCGCTTTAATCGATCCTGACACCCTTGAAAAAATTTGTCTTTATAGTGGGGGAGTATTACGAGAATTAATTCGCATTACTAATGATTGCTGTCGGGTTTGTTTGCGATCGGTTCGTCGTTATCCTGATGATAATACCCTAAAAATTGATCAAGCTGTTTTAGAACAATCAATCACAGAACTTAGTCTCGATTTTGCTGAAAGTATCGGTACAGCAGATGAGGAAATTATTAAAACTGTTTATGAAAAGTCAAAACCGAAGGATCTCAAGGATCAAAATTTTCTAGATCTGTTGCATGGTTTATATATTTTGGAATACCGCAATGGCGATCTCTGGTATAACGTGCATCCGATTGTGGCTGAGTTAATGAAAAAAAGAGGAACAATTTAA
- a CDS encoding tetratricopeptide repeat protein, whose translation MNNETSSIIDQNEREYEGLIVSLEANQERLNILICVCDQEKLREEIIDRYSKELEPVIPCYRIDLDQKEPSLRAAIASLVSRKPELLQSKNAVITTTGVEKLHSIEWQQEKSELDKFFGYLQWTREGLREFPYSIVLWVTNTVEVNLRKKSPDFWSWRKGVFRFISPPSNFLPSQEFLPILQSFDEITIDKDIPSISKEDLLELIEQIEVNKGKKEPRLASLYASLAKIYNLRLLYRSPLVDYRQEQQLAIEYYQKAIDLQKELNLELDLVASLDSLAGIYYFLGEYQKAIEFYQQSLAIFQRIRDRWREADSCNNLGNAYRFRGEYQKAIEFYQQSLAIFQEIDDIRGVAYCYNNLGNIYNYLGEYQKAIEFHQQSLAIKREISDITGEAYSYLGLGNVYGSLGEDQKAIEFYQKSLEIFQEMEYIIGEPKTLFNLGFTYYKLDRISEAKEAYLQARKLFQALGLAGYVQYCDQAIRQL comes from the coding sequence ATGAATAATGAAACATCTTCAATTATTGACCAAAATGAAAGAGAATACGAAGGTTTAATCGTCTCTCTAGAGGCAAATCAAGAGAGATTAAATATATTGATTTGTGTGTGTGATCAGGAAAAATTGCGAGAAGAAATCATTGATCGCTATAGCAAAGAATTAGAACCAGTAATCCCTTGTTATCGGATTGATTTAGATCAAAAAGAACCGAGTTTAAGAGCAGCAATTGCTAGTTTAGTCTCCAGAAAACCAGAGTTATTACAAAGCAAAAACGCCGTGATCACAACCACAGGAGTGGAAAAATTACACTCGATCGAATGGCAACAGGAAAAATCGGAACTAGATAAATTTTTTGGTTATCTGCAATGGACAAGGGAAGGATTGCGAGAATTTCCCTATTCCATCGTTCTTTGGGTAACAAACACAGTGGAAGTAAATTTACGCAAAAAGTCCCCCGATTTTTGGAGTTGGAGAAAAGGAGTTTTTCGCTTTATTTCTCCTCCAAGTAACTTTTTACCTTCTCAGGAATTTTTACCAATTTTACAATCTTTTGATGAAATTACTATAGATAAAGATATTCCTTCAATCTCTAAAGAAGACTTGTTAGAACTAATCGAGCAAATCGAGGTAAATAAAGGCAAAAAAGAGCCAAGACTAGCGAGTTTATATGCCAGTTTAGCTAAGATTTATAACCTTCGTTTATTATATCGATCGCCATTGGTAGATTATCGTCAGGAACAACAGCTTGCGATCGAGTATTATCAAAAAGCGATCGATTTACAAAAAGAGTTAAATCTAGAACTTGATTTAGTTGCGAGTCTCGACTCATTAGCAGGTATTTACTATTTTCTAGGAGAATACCAAAAAGCGATCGAGTTTTATCAACAGTCCTTAGCAATCTTTCAGAGAATCCGAGATCGCTGGAGAGAAGCAGATTCTTGCAATAATTTAGGCAATGCTTACCGTTTCCGAGGAGAATACCAAAAAGCGATCGAGTTTTATCAACAGTCTTTAGCAATCTTTCAGGAAATTGATGATATAAGGGGAGTAGCGTATTGTTACAATAATTTGGGCAATATTTACAATTACCTAGGAGAATACCAAAAAGCGATCGAGTTTCATCAACAGTCCTTAGCAATCAAACGGGAAATCTCTGATATAACAGGAGAAGCTTATTCCTATCTAGGTTTGGGGAATGTTTACGGTTCCCTAGGAGAAGACCAAAAAGCGATCGAGTTTTATCAAAAGTCCTTAGAAATCTTTCAGGAAATGGAGTATATCATAGGAGAACCAAAGACTCTGTTTAATCTGGGGTTTACCTACTATAAACTCGATCGTATATCGGAAGCGAAAGAAGCATATCTTCAAGCGCGGAAATTATTTCAAGCATTGGGGTTAGCAGGATATGTTCAATATTGTGATCAGGCAATTCGGCAATTATAA
- a CDS encoding ISL3 family transposase: MWINFDQLLDLPNVTVVNYQKIAQTIFLKLALLNETIECPNCHQTLDRINQTEYNLVRDLSILGNPVYLEVPRRQFHCQKCQKYISERLSFMRLRQHHTIRYESMIYERVKNCSIEEISREEGLGWSEVELIFNHCAKELEKEEWEAPERISLDEFSNLKGHKDFITTVVDMDKKILLDVIKGHKQEELMEALKAQPDAVREKVKEVSVDMWSGFTAVIKELFPNAKIIYDRFHVMAIINDELNKLRKLMGVHEKGLPHLLWKNKEDLKDEQKQQLEVILKEHPCLGIAWEMKEEIRQIYQSSRTFRGAERKLEKWIRIGGILYESSARMIQKHLPGICNYFENQTTNGLIEGMNTKIKLIKRMSYGFTNFEHLRLKLFACFNS; encoded by the coding sequence ATGTGGATAAATTTTGATCAACTCCTCGATTTACCAAATGTAACAGTGGTCAATTATCAAAAAATTGCTCAGACAATTTTCCTAAAGCTTGCTCTTTTAAATGAAACAATTGAATGTCCGAATTGCCATCAAACCTTAGACAGAATCAATCAGACAGAGTATAATCTAGTCAGAGACTTGTCAATATTAGGTAATCCAGTATATTTAGAAGTACCACGCCGTCAGTTTCATTGTCAAAAGTGCCAAAAGTATATCAGCGAAAGACTGAGTTTTATGAGATTAAGACAGCATCATACAATTCGCTATGAATCGATGATTTATGAGAGAGTAAAAAATTGTAGCATCGAAGAAATAAGTCGAGAAGAAGGGTTAGGATGGTCAGAAGTTGAGTTAATATTTAATCACTGTGCTAAAGAACTAGAAAAGGAAGAGTGGGAAGCACCAGAACGAATAAGCTTAGATGAATTTAGTAACTTAAAAGGACATAAAGATTTCATCACAACGGTCGTAGATATGGACAAGAAAATTTTACTAGATGTGATTAAAGGACATAAGCAAGAAGAATTAATGGAAGCCTTAAAAGCACAGCCAGACGCAGTTCGGGAGAAAGTGAAAGAAGTGAGCGTCGATATGTGGTCAGGATTTACAGCAGTGATCAAGGAATTATTTCCCAATGCTAAAATCATCTATGACCGTTTTCATGTAATGGCTATCATCAATGACGAGCTTAATAAATTGAGAAAGTTAATGGGGGTGCATGAAAAAGGATTACCTCATTTATTATGGAAGAATAAAGAGGACTTAAAGGACGAGCAAAAACAACAACTAGAAGTTATTCTGAAAGAACATCCATGCTTAGGAATAGCCTGGGAAATGAAAGAAGAAATTAGACAAATTTATCAAAGTAGTAGAACGTTCAGAGGTGCTGAGAGAAAATTGGAAAAATGGATAAGAATAGGCGGGATATTATATGAAAGTAGTGCCAGGATGATCCAGAAGCATTTGCCAGGTATTTGTAATTACTTTGAAAATCAGACAACCAACGGATTAATTGAGGGAATGAATACCAAAATAAAGCTTATTAAAAGAATGAGTTATGGATTTACCAATTTTGAACATCTTCGACTTAAGCTGTTTGCTTGCTTTAATTCATAA
- a CDS encoding sulfite oxidase-like oxidoreductase encodes MLGKFFKKPESPDQDRVPPGQYLASGFPVLTYGDTPQIKTEEWLFKVWGKVATTKIFNWSDFMALPQWEFTKDFHCVTRWSKLDVTWTGVKVLDLMTLIDLLPEATHVMQHCYGGYTTNLTLEEFLHEDNFFAFQLFGQPLPPDHGGPLRLVVPHLYAWKSSKWINGLEFLDREQLGFWERNGYHRRGDPWLEERYSGF; translated from the coding sequence ATGTTAGGCAAATTCTTTAAAAAACCAGAATCTCCCGATCAAGACCGAGTTCCCCCGGGCCAATATCTCGCTAGTGGTTTTCCTGTGCTTACCTACGGAGATACTCCCCAAATCAAGACCGAGGAATGGTTATTCAAGGTTTGGGGAAAGGTGGCCACGACTAAAATTTTTAACTGGTCGGATTTTATGGCCCTACCGCAGTGGGAATTTACCAAGGATTTTCACTGTGTCACCCGTTGGTCAAAATTAGATGTGACTTGGACGGGAGTTAAGGTATTGGATTTGATGACCTTAATTGACCTGCTGCCGGAAGCTACCCACGTCATGCAACACTGTTATGGCGGTTATACCACTAACCTGACCCTAGAGGAGTTCCTGCACGAGGATAATTTTTTCGCTTTTCAATTGTTTGGTCAACCTTTACCCCCCGACCACGGGGGTCCGCTGCGTTTAGTTGTTCCCCATCTCTACGCGTGGAAAAGTTCTAAATGGATTAATGGCTTAGAATTTCTCGATCGAGAGCAATTGGGTTTCTGGGAACGTAATGGCTACCATCGACGAGGTGATCCCTGGTTAGAGGAACGTTATAGCGGTTTTTAA
- the rpmF gene encoding 50S ribosomal protein L32: MACPKKKTSNAKRDQRRAHWRKQAEREAQKALSLGKSVLSGRSNSFVYPTKEEEEGEDEE, encoded by the coding sequence ATGGCTTGTCCCAAGAAGAAAACCTCAAATGCCAAGCGCGACCAACGGAGAGCGCACTGGAGAAAGCAAGCGGAGCGGGAAGCGCAAAAAGCCTTATCTTTGGGTAAATCTGTTCTTTCTGGTCGTTCTAACAGCTTTGTCTATCCCACTAAAGAGGAAGAAGAAGGGGAAGACGAGGAATAA
- the acsF gene encoding magnesium-protoporphyrin IX monomethyl ester (oxidative) cyclase, which produces MVTTVEPPSQKKAVLRETILTPRFYTTDFEAAANFDLSLQETEIKAMLEEMRTDYNRHHFERQQGFENYQDNLDEKTRNAFIDYLERSCISEFSGFLLFKELSRQLKSRNPLLGEIFHLMARDEARHAGFLNKAMADFNISLDLAKITKTRTYTFFPLEWVLYTVYLSEKIGYWRYILIYRHLEEHPQYKFNPLFNYFESWCQDENRHGDIFKTLLRAKPQLWNNWRSRLWSRFFLLSVFATHSLTVRERSDFYDALGMDAIAFDQEVIRQTNNTSARAFPTILNVDHPQFFPRLNRCAERNLQLKAIDESIAPQWLKTLRKLPLQLGIVGELLRLYLIKPIDAEATREMVL; this is translated from the coding sequence ATGGTCACTACCGTCGAACCCCCCTCCCAGAAAAAAGCTGTTCTGCGCGAAACTATCCTCACCCCGCGTTTTTATACCACCGATTTTGAGGCTGCCGCTAATTTTGACCTTTCTTTGCAAGAAACCGAAATCAAAGCGATGTTAGAGGAGATGCGGACCGATTACAACCGGCATCACTTTGAACGTCAGCAAGGATTTGAGAACTATCAAGATAATCTCGATGAAAAAACGAGAAATGCCTTTATAGATTACCTAGAACGCTCCTGTATCTCCGAATTTTCTGGCTTTTTGTTATTTAAGGAACTGTCACGACAACTAAAAAGCCGTAATCCCTTGTTAGGGGAGATATTTCATCTTATGGCTAGAGATGAGGCGCGCCATGCAGGATTTCTCAATAAAGCCATGGCTGACTTTAATATTTCCCTCGATTTAGCCAAAATTACTAAAACCCGGACTTACACCTTTTTCCCCCTTGAATGGGTGTTATATACGGTCTATCTCTCCGAAAAAATCGGTTATTGGCGGTATATTCTCATTTATCGTCATTTAGAAGAACATCCCCAGTATAAATTTAATCCTCTTTTTAATTACTTCGAGAGTTGGTGTCAAGACGAAAATCGCCACGGAGATATCTTTAAAACCTTGCTGCGCGCTAAACCGCAATTGTGGAATAATTGGCGATCGAGATTATGGAGCCGTTTTTTCCTGCTTTCCGTCTTTGCTACCCATAGTTTAACTGTACGGGAACGCTCGGACTTTTATGATGCCTTGGGAATGGATGCGATCGCTTTTGACCAAGAAGTAATTCGTCAGACTAATAATACCTCCGCTCGCGCTTTTCCCACCATTTTAAATGTGGACCATCCCCAATTTTTCCCCCGTTTAAACCGTTGTGCCGAACGTAATTTACAATTAAAAGCGATCGATGAAAGCATCGCTCCCCAATGGCTAAAAACATTGCGGAAGTTACCCTTACAGTTAGGTATCGTCGGGGAGCTATTGCGATTGTATCTGATTAAACCCATAGATGCAGAAGCCACCAGAGAAATGGTACTTTAA